A DNA window from Loxodonta africana isolate mLoxAfr1 chromosome 7, mLoxAfr1.hap2, whole genome shotgun sequence contains the following coding sequences:
- the LOC100665928 gene encoding olfactory receptor 51G2-like, protein MSDSNSNDTLFFLIGLPGLEALHAWLSIPLCALYLVSLAGNSLIIWVVRSEPTLHQPMYYFLSILAVTDLGLSASTMPTMLTIYMLGLRQVVVDVCLAQLFFIHTFSIMESSVLLTMAFDRFVAIRSPLHYGTILTNTRIASLGLAIVVRSIGLHIPAPIMLKKLPYCRNRLLSHSYCLHPDVMKLACANTRINSAYGLFVVISTLGMDSVLIVLSYGLILQTVLSIASKAERMKALNTCVSHICAVLLFYIPPIAMSMIHRFGKTASPSSPVLLSYLHYLTPPVLNPVVYTIKTKEIRLRMLRLFCPGRSGIRDIHGH, encoded by the coding sequence ATGTCAGACTCCAACAGCAATGACACCCTCTTCTTCCTAATAGGCCTCCCAGGCCTGGAGGCTCTGCATGCCTGGCTTTCCATTCCCCTATGTGCCTTGTATCTGGTGTCCCTAGCAGGAAACAGCCTGATTATATGGGTGGTAAGGTCAGAGCCCACCCTGCACCAGCCCATGTACTACTTTCTGTCCATTCTGGCAGTGACTGACCTGGGCCTGTCTGCCTCCACAATGCCCACCATGCTCACTATTTACATGCTGGGTCTCAGACAGGTGGTGGTGGATGTTTGCCTGGCACAGCTCTTCTTCATCCACACATTCTCCATCATGGAGTCCTCTGTGCTGCTTACCATGGCCTTTGATCGTTTTGTTGCCATCAGGAGCCCTCTCCACTatggcaccatcctcacaaacaccAGAATTGCAAGCTTGGGCTTGGCTATTGTGGTACGCAGTATCGGTCTCCATATTCCAGCCCCCATCATGCTGAAGAAGCTGCCTTACTGCCGGAATCGCCTGCTGTCCCACTCCTACTGCCTGCACCCAGATGTCATGAAGCTGGCCTGTGCCAACACCCGCATCAACAGTGCCTATGGGCTCTTTGTGGTGATCTCCACATTGGGAATGGACTCAGTACTCATTGTCCTCTCCTATGGGCTAATCCTCCAAACAGTGCTATCCATTGCCTCAAAGGCCGAGCGCATGAAAGCCCTCAACACATGTGTCTCCCACATCTGTGCTGTGCTACTTTTCTACATTCCCCCCATTGCCATGTCAATGATCCACCGATTTGGGAAGACAGCATCCCCTTCTAGCCCTGTGCTGCTCTCTTATCTGCACTATCTCACCCCTCCAGTGCTCAATCCAGTTGTTTACACTATCAAGACCAAGGAGATCCGACTGAGGATGCTGCGCCTCTTCTGCCCTGGAAGGAGTGGTATTAGAGACATCCACGGTCATTAA